A genomic segment from Gracilinanus agilis isolate LMUSP501 chromosome 1, AgileGrace, whole genome shotgun sequence encodes:
- the SH2B3 gene encoding SH2B adapter protein 3, with protein MGAVPGTEDAKKEEHRVSGGGGGGGFIRPTFSAPQGASPGGLLDQACQKTDHFLSCYPWFHGPISRVKAARLVQLQGPAGHGVFLVRQSETRRGEYVLTFNFQGRAKHLRLSLTEQGHCRVQHLHFPSIVDMLHHFQRSPIPLECGAACDVKLSSYVVVVSPTPGSSNTVLLPFSVHRWSSELGLPPLSSSGCAHMLIPEDLPPSRASPSEQIFHLLPPPEELANSLRHMEQAAEPPSPARGDSDYEMDSPNRGHIRAIDNQYTPL; from the exons AGGAGCACCGtgtgtcggggggggggggggggggcgggttcATAAGGCCCACTTTCTCTGCTCCACAAGGTGCCTCGCCTGGTGGGCTGCTTGACCAGGCCTGTCAGAAAACGGACCACTTCCTGTCCTGCTACCCCTGGTTTCACGGCCCCATCTCCCGAGTGAAGGCCGCTCGGCTGGTGCAGTTACAGGGTCCGGCGGGCCACGGGGTGTTCCTGGTGCGGCAGAGCGAGACGCGGCGGGGGGAGTACGTCCTCACGTTCAACTTCCAGGGCAGAGCCAAG CACCTACGCCTGTCGCTGACCGAACAAGGGCACTGCCGGGTGCAGCACCTGCACTTCCCCTCCATCGTGGACATGCTACACCACTTCCAGCGCTCCCCCATCCCCCTGGAGTGCGGGGCCGCCTGCGACGTCAAGCTCTCCAGCTACGTGGTGGTCGTGTCTCCCACGCCAG GTTCGAGCAACACCGTTCTGTTGCCTTTCTCTGTGCACCGCTGGAGCTCTGAACTGGGCCTTCCTCCCCTCAGTTCCTCCGGCTGTGCCCACATGCTTATCCCCGAGGACCTCCCGCCATCCAGGGCCTCCCCCTCCGAGCAGATCTTCCACCTGCTGCCTCCCCCCGAGGAACTGGCCAACAGCCTCCGGCACATGGAACAGGCGGCAGAGCCTCCGAGCCCAGCCCGAGGGGACTCCGATTACGAGATGGATTCCCCCAACAGGGGTCACATCCGGGCCATAGACAATCAGTACACGCCTCTCTGA